A portion of the Oreochromis niloticus isolate F11D_XX linkage group LG10, O_niloticus_UMD_NMBU, whole genome shotgun sequence genome contains these proteins:
- the LOC100694569 gene encoding histone H2B 1/2 has protein sequence MPEPAKSAPKKGSKKAVTKTAGKGGKKKRKTRKESYAIYVYKVLKQVHPDTGISSKAMSIMNSFVNDIFERIAAEASRLAHYNKRSTITSREIQTAVRLLLPGELAKHAVSEGTKAVTKYTSSK, from the coding sequence ATGCCTGAACCCGCCAAGTCCGCGCCCAAGAAGGGCTCCAAGAAAGCCGTGACTAAAACCGCCGGCAAGGGCggcaagaagaagagaaagaccAGGAAGGAGAGCTATGCCATCTACGTGTACAAGGTGCTGAAGCAGGTGCACCCCGACACCGGCATCTCCTCCAAGGCCATGAGCATCATGAACTCGTTCGTCAACGACATCTTCGAGCGCATCGCCGCTGAGGCCTCCCGCCTGGCTCACTACAACAAGCGTTCCACCATCACCTCCAGGGAGATCCAGACCGCCGTGCGTCTCCTGCTGCCCGGTGAGCTGGCCAAGCACGCCGTATCCGAGGGCACCAAGGCTGTGACCAAGTACACCAGCTCCAAGTAA
- the LOC100694299 gene encoding histone H4 translates to MSGRGKGGKGLGKGGAKRHRKVLRDNIQGITKPAIRRLARRGGVKRISGLIYEETRGVLKVFLENVIRDAVTYTEHAKRKTVTAMDVVYALKRQGRTLYGFGG, encoded by the coding sequence ATGAGTGGAAGGGGCAAAGGCGGCAAAGGACTCGGAAAAGGAGGCGCCAAGCGTCACCGTAAAGTTCTTCGTGATAACATCCAGGGAATCACCAAACCCGCCATCCGCCGTCTGGCTCGCCGTGGCGGAGTGAAGCGTATCTCTGGTCTGATCTACGAGGAGACCCGCGGTGTGCTGAAGGTGTTCCTGGAGAACGTGATCCGTGACGCCGTTACCTACACCGAGCACGCCAAGCGGAAGACCGTGACCGCCATGGACGTGGTGTACGCTCTGAAGAGACAGGGTCGCACTCTGTACGGCTTCGGCGGTTAA
- the LOC100694023 gene encoding histone H2B 1/2 codes for MPEPAKSAPKKGSKKAVTKTAGKGGKKKRKTRKESYAIYVYKVLKQVHPDTGISSKAMSIMNSFVNDIFERIAAEASRLAHYNKRSTITSREIQTAVRLLLPGELAKHAVSEGTKAVTKYTSSK; via the coding sequence ATGCCTGAACCCGCCAAGTCCGCGCCCAAGAAGGGCTCCAAGAAAGCCGTGACTAAAACCGCCGGCAAGGGCggcaagaagaagagaaagaccAGGAAGGAGAGCTACGCCATCTACGTGTACAAGGTGCTGAAGCAGGTGCACCCCGACACCGGCATCTCCTCCAAGGCCATGAGCATCATGAACTCGTTCGTCAACGACATCTTCGAGCGCATCGCCGCTGAGGCCTCCCGCCTGGCTCACTACAACAAGCGTTCCACCATCACCTCCAGGGAGATCCAGACCGCCGTGCGTCTCCTGCTGCCCGGTGAGCTGGCCAAGCACGCCGTATCCGAGGGCACCAAGGCTGTGACCAAGTACACCAGCTCCAAGTAA